The Bacteroidetes Order II. bacterium DNA segment AAATATATTCCCCTCTTTATCTCGAATAATATCTCTTATACTTTTATCCTCAATGCCTGTTCTAATGGATTTAACAAGGCCACTATTCTCGACTAAAACGACATCTCCATTCTTCAATAATACCATAAATGATTTATCGGACTTAATTATTCTATGAATAGGATTAGAGAATTCAAAGTCTTTAATAATTATGGATTTAGCAATATAGTTATACTCAAATATTTTATTCATATCCAAAGAAAAGCCATAAATAATATTGCCTTCTATGATTAGATTTCTTGGATTTATTTTTTTCAGGTGTGTATCTTCAATCCAAGTCTTTCCTTTATCTGTAGTTTTATAAAGATTATGAACTCCTGTGAATGGATCTTCCCTTCTTATACTTTCAACGTAAATAACTTCTTTATTTTCTGAATGATACACTTCCCTTATTATAGTCTTAGGTATATTGGTATTTTCCCAGAATGAAACATCACCACTCAGTTTATAAACTCCAGAGTATGTTGCAACGAACAAGTTATTTTTTCCTTTGATAATTTTAAATGATGGCATATTTATATTCGTCTTAATCCATGTTTTTTCTTCAATTTTATAAATATAAAGTCCTTGTTCTGAAGCAAAGGCTATTTTATTATTGTCAATCTTATATATATCATATATTTTTTTACTTGGAAAAATTATTTCCCAAGTTTCGCCATGATCATTAGAACGCATTAGCCCGACATTTTCCGCCCCAGCAAATAAATTAGAAGGTAGATAAGGCTCTTGTTGTTCATAAAGTATGGATGTGATGTTGAAATTAGGAGATATTTTTTTCCAGCTACCATTTGTCAAACGTCGAAAAACCCCATATTTTGTACCTACCACAAGACCTTTATCTTGAAGTTGTTGAATAGTGGTTACGGAAGTGTCTTGGAATGCGATTATTTCCCATTTGGTGTCATCGCCTTTTAGTCCGTCAACAGATTTCCAAAGACCTGCTGATGTTGCCCAAATCATACTTCCAGAAGAATCTTTTATCATATCAAAAGCGCTACCCTTAGAACAGCTATAATTATAAGAATCTTTTGGACTAAGTAGCATATTATAACCAACAATACAGGCAGCATTCATACCAGAAATAGATAAAAATAATTCATTTTCTTTTTTTATCATAGCTTCTGTTTGATCATTTGAAAATCTTTGCACTTCCCATGATAAGCCTTCATCATTAGAGTAGTAAACAGGATCGCTATAAGCATCATGGCCAATAGAGCCTGTTATAATTGAATTTTCATGATATATAATGGTAGGAATAAATGTCTCCGTTGGCAAATTGGAACGAGACCAAAAGGGTTGTGCATTAGCAATGTCTGTGATAATAAATATCAGTACGAATGGAAAGTATTTTTTCATTTTGATAATATGGTTTTATATGTATATTC contains these protein-coding regions:
- a CDS encoding T9SS type A sorting domain-containing protein, producing MKKYFPFVLIFIITDIANAQPFWSRSNLPTETFIPTIIYHENSIITGSIGHDAYSDPVYYSNDEGLSWEVQRFSNDQTEAMIKKENELFLSISGMNAACIVGYNMLLSPKDSYNYSCSKGSAFDMIKDSSGSMIWATSAGLWKSVDGLKGDDTKWEIIAFQDTSVTTIQQLQDKGLVVGTKYGVFRRLTNGSWKKISPNFNITSILYEQQEPYLPSNLFAGAENVGLMRSNDHGETWEIIFPSKKIYDIYKIDNNKIAFASEQGLYIYKIEEKTWIKTNINMPSFKIIKGKNNLFVATYSGVYKLSGDVSFWENTNIPKTIIREVYHSENKEVIYVESIRREDPFTGVHNLYKTTDKGKTWIEDTHLKKINPRNLIIEGNIIYGFSLDMNKIFEYNYIAKSIIIKDFEFSNPIHRIIKSDKSFMVLLKNGDVVLVENSGLVKSIRTGIEDKSIRDIIRDKEGNIFIKDDIDIFRYDLNNQNWVKLIRPCNNVCTFTSWIAGDDGMVYGVGAGVLVQLNASQGRWEWMPINGLKINHDMPGFYVNNKGNIFVGTDRLYRSAKFDEPFVEINNSILEPRLTIDSYRDPITKIIAMPDGAVLAGTQGNGIFISPEKILIANEGKVELPAKITLSQNYPNPFNPNTTITFTLPQSSEINLTVFDVLGKKISVLKTGWQNAGKHEVQFNAEDLPSGTYIYRLQVGNHVLTNKMMLVK